ACGGATTTACGTTTGTGCTGTTAAAACGCCCCGGAAAACCCAAAATTGTACGAGGCATCACAGAGGATCAGGTGCGGGCAGTGCTATAACAGACCCGCAGTGAAGCCGTAAGGCAAACGAAGGGTCGCATCCTGCATTTTCTTCTCTATTAACTCCTTCATGAATGTATGGTTCGAGACGCCACTTTGTGGCTCCTCACCATGACATAAACATTTTTCCCTTCTTCCCCCATGCCAAAACTTTCCATTTCAATCCCCGGTTCCAAAAGCTATACCAATCGCGCCCTACTCATGGCTGCTTTGGCCTGCGGAAAAACCACGCTCAAACACGCGCTTTTAGCAGATGATACTCAAGTGATGATTCAAGCGCTCAAAGATTTGGGAGTAAAAATTCAACAAAAAGGGACCACACTCACCGTTACGAGCACAGGCCAATTTAAAAAGCCTAAAAAACCATTGTACCTGGGTAATGCCGGGACCGCAGTCCGATTTCTCACCGCGATTTTAGCCAACGAACCGTTCACAACACGCATCGAAGGCGACGCGCGTATGAACGAACGTCCGCTCAAGGATTTGCTCGACGCTCTTACGACAATGGGCGCCAAAATTGAAAGCAACAACGGCTGCCCTCCACTCACGATCCACGGAAAACCGCTCATTCAAAAATCCGTCCAAATTCGAGGAAATTTAAGCAGCCAATATATTTCTGCCTTACTCATTTTAGCGCCGAGATTACCCCACGGTTTAACCTTAAAAATCAAAGGAAAACTCACATCAAAACCCTATGTAGAAATGACGCTTTGCTTAATGAATAAATTTTTTATACAAACTCCCAAGAAAGCACCCGGTCGAACTCTAAAAATACTCCATCAAAATTACCAAACAACAACACTTACGATCGAAGCCGACGTCTCAAGCGCCTCTTACTTTTTTGGACTCGCAGCCATCACCGGGAAAACAATTACAGTGAAAAATATTTCTTCAAAAACGCTCCAACCCGACATCCAAATTTTAAAACATCTCAAAAAAATGGGATGCCAAATTCAAGAAGGAAAAAATCAAATCACGATCCACGGACCTCTTTCACCCAAAACGCTCAAACCATTGGGCACCGTAGATGCCAACGAATTTCCGGATGGCGCCATGACCTTGGCCGTGGTC
The genomic region above belongs to Candidatus Gracilibacteria bacterium and contains:
- the aroA gene encoding 3-phosphoshikimate 1-carboxyvinyltransferase → MPKLSISIPGSKSYTNRALLMAALACGKTTLKHALLADDTQVMIQALKDLGVKIQQKGTTLTVTSTGQFKKPKKPLYLGNAGTAVRFLTAILANEPFTTRIEGDARMNERPLKDLLDALTTMGAKIESNNGCPPLTIHGKPLIQKSVQIRGNLSSQYISALLILAPRLPHGLTLKIKGKLTSKPYVEMTLCLMNKFFIQTPKKAPGRTLKILHQNYQTTTLTIEADVSSASYFFGLAAITGKTITVKNISSKTLQPDIQILKHLKKMGCQIQEGKNQITIHGPLSPKTLKPLGTVDANEFPDGAMTLAVVAAFAKGKTTLKGLGNLKIKESDRLSALATELQRMGVKVKKLKDGLIIFGNPKSLHPATIETYNDHRMAMCFGMAGCVLPGLVIKNPSCVGKTYPGFWEDLKKIKNHSRAEGKNLGTKIPFLSPLQSNQ